One part of the Microcoleus sp. FACHB-672 genome encodes these proteins:
- a CDS encoding S66 peptidase family protein codes for MQSQIPNLNSKIQLPPALKPGDLLRVIAPSGCLREFEAFEKGVEIWRDRGYRVELSAGYDSRWGYLAGNDEDRRQQLADAWKDPECRAILCARGGYGGARILEDWNWDELLSTPKWLIGFSDITAILWSLFQTGISGVHGPLLTTLPAEPEWTMQRLFDWVESHSIKPLQGTGWGGGQASGYLLPANLTVATHLVGTAVEPPLEGAILAFEDVAEAPYRIDRMLTQWRMMGKFKGVRGIALGRFSRCTNDPKIPSFTVEEVLRDRLGDLGLPVVSGLPFGHEGENATLPVGVPVLLDGDKGILDFPTVPAK; via the coding sequence ATGCAATCCCAAATCCCAAATCTCAATTCTAAAATTCAACTGCCACCGGCTCTCAAACCAGGCGATCTGCTGCGGGTGATTGCGCCGAGTGGTTGTCTGCGAGAATTTGAAGCCTTTGAGAAAGGAGTGGAAATTTGGCGAGATCGTGGGTATCGAGTAGAACTGAGTGCCGGTTACGATAGCCGGTGGGGTTATTTAGCCGGCAACGATGAAGATCGCCGACAGCAATTAGCAGACGCCTGGAAAGATCCAGAGTGTCGCGCCATTCTCTGTGCCAGAGGCGGTTACGGGGGTGCGAGAATTCTGGAAGATTGGAACTGGGATGAATTACTTAGCACTCCCAAATGGTTAATCGGCTTTTCCGATATCACTGCTATTCTTTGGAGTCTCTTTCAAACCGGCATCTCAGGTGTTCATGGACCCTTGCTAACCACGTTGCCGGCTGAACCTGAGTGGACGATGCAGCGGTTATTTGACTGGGTAGAAAGTCATTCTATAAAACCTTTGCAAGGAACCGGCTGGGGTGGGGGACAAGCGAGTGGGTATTTGCTGCCGGCAAATCTAACCGTCGCAACCCATCTGGTAGGGACAGCCGTAGAACCACCGTTAGAAGGCGCAATTTTAGCATTTGAAGATGTTGCAGAAGCACCCTATCGAATTGACCGGATGCTAACTCAGTGGCGGATGATGGGAAAATTTAAAGGAGTGCGAGGAATTGCACTGGGGCGCTTTAGCCGGTGTACGAATGACCCGAAAATTCCCAGTTTTACAGTAGAAGAAGTCTTGCGAGATCGCTTAGGAGATTTAGGGTTGCCGGTTGTTTCCGGCTTACCTTTTGGTCATGAGGGAGAAAACGCAACCCTGCCAGTCGGAGTGCCGGTTCTCCTAGATGGAGATAAAGGCATATTAGACTTTCCCACAGTGCCGGCAAAATAG
- a CDS encoding glycosyltransferase family 4 protein produces MTGKSANSLKLLFLSTPVGQLGSGLGGGVELTLYNIALEMHRRGHHLDIVAPAGSRLDSFPIKEIAGELQITAQTQERDALICMPGNSLLANMWECARQIQGNYDLIVNFAYDWLPFYLTPFFNCPIAHFVSMGSLSNAMDQIIEQVAIQFPGTIGLYTKSQAETFVLKSSELNASWCEVLGSGVDLSLYDFCDSPAPQLAWLGRIAPEKALEDAVAAAQIADIPLKIFGKMQDESYWQQICQAYPDAPVEYMGFFSTQKLQEQLGKCQAMLMTPRWVEAFGNVAIEALACGVPVIAYRRGGPAEIIQDCKTGFLVEPDSVEGLVDAIKRLDEIDRLECRRQAETEYSLEALGDRMEQWFQNIKQRANPTS; encoded by the coding sequence GTGACTGGTAAATCTGCAAACTCACTCAAACTTCTATTTCTTTCCACACCTGTTGGCCAATTGGGTTCAGGACTTGGCGGCGGAGTGGAACTGACTTTGTATAACATTGCCCTGGAAATGCACCGGCGAGGGCATCATTTGGATATTGTCGCGCCGGCAGGCTCTCGTTTAGATTCATTTCCAATTAAAGAAATAGCCGGTGAATTGCAAATCACAGCCCAAACTCAGGAACGCGACGCTTTGATTTGTATGCCGGGAAATTCTTTACTGGCAAATATGTGGGAATGTGCTCGCCAAATTCAAGGAAATTACGATTTAATTGTTAATTTTGCTTACGATTGGTTGCCGTTTTATCTAACACCTTTTTTTAATTGTCCCATCGCCCATTTTGTCAGTATGGGATCGCTCTCTAATGCGATGGATCAAATTATTGAACAGGTAGCAATTCAGTTTCCCGGTACAATCGGTCTTTACACAAAATCCCAAGCAGAAACCTTTGTTTTAAAATCTTCTGAACTCAACGCCTCATGGTGCGAGGTTTTAGGCAGTGGCGTTGATTTATCCCTTTATGATTTTTGTGATTCTCCCGCCCCTCAGTTGGCTTGGTTAGGTCGAATTGCCCCAGAAAAAGCCCTAGAAGATGCCGTCGCGGCAGCTCAAATTGCCGACATTCCGCTGAAAATCTTTGGCAAAATGCAGGATGAATCCTATTGGCAGCAGATTTGTCAAGCCTATCCAGATGCGCCGGTGGAATATATGGGATTTTTCTCAACTCAAAAGTTGCAAGAACAGTTAGGCAAATGTCAGGCGATGCTGATGACTCCGCGCTGGGTAGAAGCCTTTGGAAATGTCGCAATTGAAGCGCTGGCGTGTGGAGTGCCGGTGATTGCCTACCGGCGTGGAGGGCCGGCTGAAATAATCCAAGATTGCAAAACCGGCTTTTTAGTAGAACCAGATAGTGTCGAAGGCTTAGTAGATGCAATTAAACGCTTAGATGAAATTGACCGTCTAGAATGCCGGCGGCAAGCAGAAACAGAATATTCTTTAGAAGCCTTAGGTGATCGCATGGAACAATGGTTCCAAAATATTAAACAGCGTGCCAACCCAACTTCTTAA
- a CDS encoding DMT family transporter, giving the protein MYLRLSESKRPLATLLLIAPFFLWGTAMVAMKGVIPNTTPLFMAGVRLLPAGVLVLIAAAMMGRPALKGWGAWLWVAFFALVDGAMFQGFLAEGLLRTGAGLGSVMIDSQPLAVAILSWWLFGERIGLWGWLGLGVGVLGIALIGLPDAWILGLFQQGIASVPVEIGNLFENGEWLMLLAALSMAVGTVTIRYVCRYADAVVATGWHMILGGIALLTLSLATESQQWVNIDLSGWAALAYATIFGSALAYGLFFYFASTGSLTSLSALTFLTPVFALLFGNLFLAEVLSPLQSIGVCLTIVSIYLINQRDTIAQKLRLGRTVDQTIASAEETAAENRLLLQSSESKSVELPVTVRIAESEPEI; this is encoded by the coding sequence ATGTATCTAAGACTGAGTGAATCGAAACGGCCTCTGGCAACACTGCTGCTAATCGCCCCGTTTTTCCTGTGGGGAACCGCAATGGTGGCGATGAAAGGTGTTATCCCGAACACAACCCCGCTATTCATGGCAGGCGTGCGTTTGCTACCGGCAGGCGTCTTAGTTCTGATCGCAGCCGCAATGATGGGCAGGCCGGCCTTAAAAGGCTGGGGGGCATGGCTGTGGGTGGCCTTTTTTGCCCTCGTGGATGGGGCAATGTTTCAAGGTTTTTTAGCCGAGGGATTGCTGAGAACCGGCGCAGGGTTGGGATCAGTGATGATTGACTCCCAACCCCTAGCCGTGGCGATTTTATCGTGGTGGCTGTTTGGCGAACGCATTGGCTTATGGGGCTGGCTGGGGCTAGGGGTTGGCGTCCTGGGGATCGCGCTGATAGGCTTGCCCGATGCGTGGATTTTGGGGCTGTTCCAGCAAGGGATCGCATCGGTGCCGGTGGAAATCGGGAATTTGTTTGAAAACGGGGAATGGCTGATGCTGCTGGCGGCGCTATCGATGGCCGTGGGGACGGTAACCATTCGCTACGTCTGCCGGTATGCCGATGCCGTAGTCGCCACCGGCTGGCACATGATTTTAGGCGGAATCGCCTTATTGACCCTTTCACTGGCGACAGAATCCCAGCAGTGGGTGAATATTGATCTTTCAGGCTGGGCGGCTTTAGCCTATGCAACGATTTTTGGCAGTGCCCTCGCTTACGGGTTGTTCTTTTACTTTGCCTCCACCGGCAGCCTCACCAGTTTGAGTGCCCTGACCTTCCTCACGCCGGTGTTTGCCCTATTATTTGGAAACTTATTCTTAGCCGAAGTTCTTAGTCCCCTGCAATCGATTGGTGTTTGCCTGACAATCGTGAGTATTTACTTAATCAATCAACGTGATACGATAGCCCAAAAGCTGAGACTAGGGCGTACAGTGGATCAAACCATTGCCTCTGCGGAGGAAACTGCTGCTGAAAATCGACTCCTGCTACAATCGTCTGAGAGCAAATCGGTTGAGCTGCCGGTGACGGTACGCATTGCGGAATCCGAACCGGAGATTTAA
- the sppA gene encoding signal peptide peptidase SppA encodes MIWPFNKFRKQIARIEVNGAIAGATRKRVLEALKTVEEKRFPALLLRIDSPGGTVGDSQEIYSALKRLREKVKIVASFGNISASGGVYIGMGAEHIVANPGTITGSIGVILRGNNLERLLEKVGVSFKVIKSGPYKDILAFDRELTEPEKDILQQLIDTSYQQFVQTVAEARNLAVDTVKSFADGRIFTGQQALELGVVDRLGTEEDARRWAAELVGLDPEKTQCYTLEERKPLLSRILGESQVTSSLSAGIEWMDFEMSASGLPLWMYRP; translated from the coding sequence ATGATTTGGCCATTTAACAAGTTTCGCAAACAAATTGCCCGAATTGAAGTGAACGGCGCGATTGCCGGTGCCACTCGCAAACGAGTGCTAGAAGCTCTCAAAACTGTTGAAGAAAAACGCTTTCCTGCCTTGCTGCTGCGAATTGATAGTCCCGGAGGCACGGTGGGTGATTCCCAGGAAATCTACAGCGCTTTAAAGCGGCTCCGAGAGAAAGTCAAAATTGTTGCTAGTTTTGGCAATATTTCGGCCTCTGGAGGCGTCTATATCGGGATGGGTGCCGAGCATATTGTGGCGAATCCGGGGACGATCACCGGCAGCATCGGCGTAATTCTGCGAGGCAATAATTTAGAACGCCTACTGGAAAAAGTTGGGGTTTCTTTCAAAGTTATTAAATCCGGCCCTTACAAAGATATTTTGGCGTTTGATCGAGAATTAACTGAGCCAGAAAAAGATATTCTGCAACAGTTGATCGATACCAGTTACCAACAGTTTGTTCAAACCGTTGCTGAGGCGCGGAATTTGGCAGTCGATACGGTAAAAAGCTTTGCCGATGGTCGAATTTTTACCGGACAACAAGCTTTAGAACTGGGCGTTGTTGACCGGCTGGGAACAGAAGAGGACGCTCGCCGCTGGGCAGCAGAATTGGTGGGACTCGATCCGGAAAAAACCCAGTGTTACACCCTGGAAGAACGTAAACCCTTATTAAGCCGGATTTTGGGAGAAAGTCAGGTGACATCCAGTCTGTCTGCCGGCATTGAGTGGA
- a CDS encoding peptidoglycan-binding protein has product MVLYRSTVLLVTCASCLGLPSPAKGLIHPNRTGEISITPLIKGAVVLNTLQVAQANAPAGIERPPLGPGDRQPAVRELQKTLKTLGYYNGAEDGVYEATTAEAVAQFQAGAGLEADGVAGSTTWDRLQIAQNQAKPAPSPDTQKASNSKSNPSRLLQGKTKWLLLGLGVIVIAGIVGLIFNLLMRSGENEEDSDLDSRGERSSQHPQQNYSENPHHLQNREANLGSHQPNYDSNGYPISGALDSEKKERKEPADSTPPEYLAVEEITRLQKIDIIDELIRDLQKPDPAKRRKAIWDLGQRGDSRAVQPLVNLMVDSDSKQRSLILAALSEIGTRTLKPMNRALAVSLQDDNAEVRKNAIRDLTRIYELVSQMSQLLGHAIDDPDDEVRETANWALAQLSNIRGLPVGENRPSRSNSANPPQDSGGENLRD; this is encoded by the coding sequence ATGGTGCTTTACCGCTCCACCGTGTTGCTCGTTACCTGCGCTAGTTGCCTGGGTTTGCCCAGTCCAGCCAAAGGATTAATTCACCCAAACCGAACCGGGGAAATTTCGATAACGCCCCTTATAAAAGGCGCAGTGGTTCTGAACACCCTGCAAGTGGCTCAAGCAAACGCCCCCGCCGGCATAGAACGCCCTCCCCTCGGACCAGGTGATCGGCAGCCGGCAGTGCGAGAACTGCAAAAGACACTGAAAACTTTGGGATACTACAACGGTGCCGAGGATGGCGTCTATGAAGCCACAACAGCCGAAGCCGTCGCGCAATTTCAAGCCGGTGCCGGTTTAGAAGCAGATGGGGTTGCCGGTTCCACAACTTGGGATCGCTTGCAAATCGCCCAAAACCAAGCAAAACCCGCCCCTTCCCCAGACACCCAAAAAGCATCGAATTCAAAATCTAATCCCTCAAGATTGCTGCAAGGCAAAACAAAATGGCTATTGCTAGGTTTGGGTGTAATTGTGATTGCTGGAATTGTCGGCTTGATATTTAATTTGCTCATGCGTTCTGGGGAAAATGAAGAGGATTCAGATCTCGATAGCCGAGGTGAGCGATCTTCCCAACATCCCCAACAAAATTATTCTGAAAACCCACACCATCTGCAAAATAGAGAAGCGAATTTAGGCAGTCACCAGCCTAATTATGACAGCAACGGCTATCCGATATCCGGTGCCCTCGATTCAGAAAAAAAGGAGCGAAAAGAGCCGGCAGACTCAACTCCCCCAGAATATTTAGCCGTTGAAGAAATTACTCGTCTACAAAAAATCGATATTATTGATGAATTAATTCGAGATTTACAAAAGCCCGATCCTGCCAAGCGACGTAAAGCAATTTGGGATTTGGGGCAGCGGGGAGACTCCCGCGCTGTACAGCCTTTGGTGAATTTGATGGTTGATTCAGATTCTAAACAGCGCAGTTTAATCCTGGCAGCTTTATCTGAAATTGGCACCCGCACCCTAAAACCGATGAATCGAGCTTTAGCCGTTTCTCTGCAAGATGACAATGCTGAAGTAAGAAAAAATGCGATTCGGGACTTAACACGTATTTATGAGTTAGTCTCTCAAATGAGTCAGCTATTGGGTCATGCAATTGACGATCCAGACGATGAAGTGCGGGAAACTGCTAATTGGGCATTAGCGCAGTTGAGCAATATACGTGGGTTGCCGGTTGGAGAAAATCGACCCAGCCGGTCAAATTCTGCAAATCCGCCGCAAGACTCTGGAGGGGAGAATCTTAGGGATTAG
- a CDS encoding MBL fold metallo-hydrolase yields the protein MQLTWLDSNSWLINMAGLRILLDPWLVGPLVFGNLPWLFKGDRPKAREIPENIDLILLSQGLEDHAHPPTLKQLNRNIPVVGSPSAAKVVKELGFTEVTPLNHGSSFTLANKVEIKATPGSPIGPQLVENGYLLKDLAAGTTLYYEPHGYHSPTLKASAPVDVVIVPIVDLALPLVGSIIKGSQSALEVAKLLQPQVMLPTAAGGDVIFEGLLMSILRGIGSIDEFRSLLAQNNLSTQVIDATPGEVFEIQLQKRAVI from the coding sequence ATGCAGCTAACTTGGCTAGACAGTAACTCTTGGCTGATTAACATGGCCGGCCTACGGATACTCCTCGATCCCTGGTTAGTTGGCCCTTTGGTCTTTGGCAACCTCCCTTGGCTGTTTAAAGGCGATCGCCCCAAAGCCAGAGAAATTCCAGAAAACATTGACCTGATTCTCCTCTCACAGGGATTAGAAGACCACGCACATCCACCTACCCTCAAACAACTCAATCGCAACATTCCGGTTGTGGGTTCCCCCAGCGCCGCTAAAGTTGTGAAAGAATTGGGTTTCACTGAAGTTACTCCACTCAACCACGGCAGTAGTTTTACCCTTGCCAATAAAGTAGAAATCAAAGCGACTCCTGGTTCTCCCATTGGCCCGCAACTTGTGGAAAATGGGTATCTCCTTAAAGATTTGGCTGCCGGCACGACTCTCTACTATGAGCCTCACGGGTATCATTCCCCCACTCTCAAAGCATCTGCCCCGGTGGATGTCGTCATTGTCCCGATTGTTGACCTGGCACTGCCGCTAGTGGGTTCCATTATTAAAGGCAGCCAAAGTGCCTTAGAAGTGGCTAAACTTCTGCAACCGCAAGTGATGTTACCCACGGCTGCCGGTGGTGATGTCATCTTTGAAGGATTGCTCATGTCTATACTTCGGGGTATCGGAAGTATTGATGAATTTCGCTCGTTGTTAGCTCAGAATAATTTATCCACGCAAGTTATTGACGCTACGCCTGGGGAAGTGTTTGAGATTCAATTGCAAAAACGGGCGGTGATTTAG